A region from the Acidimicrobiales bacterium genome encodes:
- a CDS encoding acyl-CoA synthetase, with the protein MARTQLVSTDAVNFATIWEGIADALPDKPAAAHGREVHDWATFEARAARIAGALDAAGVGADDKVAIFLFNGFEYEEAQFAAFKQRAVPCNVNYRYLADELVYLLENADAQVLFFDHTLADRVAEARSRCPEVALWVQVGGGELLDGAVAYDDLLASHEPAPRIERSGGDLWFLYTGGTTGSPKAVMWPHDQMIGNMKAQYSVLDRDIPTGAAEAIEGAVALHARHRTTRLLAAAPLMHGTSGISALHTLTQGGMVATLAGRSFDADELWTTVAEHRLTMLTIVGEAFARPMLEALDRAEAAGRPHDLSSVFQIMSSGVMWSKESKQAFLAHKPMTLLDSLGSSESVGQATQITRRSEPVLNTGRFSLGPTTQVITDDGRMVEPGSGDIGRLANKGANPLGYYKDPQKTEETFPTINGIRWSIPGDYATVEADGTITLLGRGSVCINSGGEKIYPEEVEEAVKTHPAIADCNVVGLPDERWGQSVNAVVAIREGFVVEDHEIIAHARTRIAAYKAPKRILRVSDFVRSPNGKPDYKWAQATAASLVD; encoded by the coding sequence ATGGCCCGGACCCAGCTCGTCTCCACCGACGCGGTGAACTTCGCCACGATCTGGGAAGGCATCGCCGATGCTCTGCCCGACAAGCCGGCGGCCGCCCACGGCCGTGAGGTGCACGACTGGGCCACGTTCGAGGCGCGAGCGGCCCGCATCGCGGGAGCGCTCGACGCAGCCGGCGTCGGAGCCGACGACAAGGTTGCCATCTTCCTCTTCAACGGGTTCGAGTACGAGGAGGCACAGTTCGCGGCGTTCAAACAACGGGCGGTGCCGTGCAACGTGAACTATCGCTATCTCGCCGACGAGCTCGTCTACCTCCTCGAGAACGCCGATGCGCAGGTGCTCTTCTTCGACCACACCCTGGCCGATCGTGTGGCCGAGGCCCGCTCCCGGTGCCCGGAGGTTGCCCTGTGGGTGCAGGTCGGTGGCGGCGAGTTGCTCGACGGTGCCGTGGCCTACGACGACCTGCTCGCCTCGCACGAGCCGGCCCCTCGGATCGAGCGATCGGGTGGCGACCTCTGGTTCCTCTACACGGGTGGGACGACCGGTAGTCCGAAGGCCGTCATGTGGCCCCACGATCAGATGATCGGCAACATGAAGGCCCAGTATTCCGTGCTCGATCGCGACATCCCGACCGGTGCGGCCGAGGCGATCGAGGGTGCGGTCGCCCTCCACGCCCGTCATCGCACCACCCGGCTGCTGGCTGCGGCACCACTGATGCACGGCACGTCGGGCATCAGCGCCCTGCACACGCTGACCCAGGGCGGAATGGTGGCGACGTTGGCCGGGCGGAGTTTCGACGCCGACGAGCTGTGGACCACCGTCGCCGAACACCGGCTGACGATGCTGACGATCGTGGGCGAGGCGTTCGCCCGGCCGATGCTCGAGGCGCTCGACCGGGCCGAGGCGGCCGGACGACCCCATGACCTGTCGAGTGTGTTCCAGATCATGTCGTCTGGGGTCATGTGGTCGAAGGAATCCAAGCAGGCATTCCTGGCCCACAAACCGATGACGCTGCTCGACTCCCTCGGCTCGAGCGAGTCGGTCGGTCAGGCCACCCAGATCACCCGCAGGAGCGAACCGGTGTTGAACACCGGGCGGTTCTCGCTCGGACCGACCACGCAGGTCATCACCGACGACGGGCGAATGGTCGAGCCCGGCTCCGGCGACATCGGTCGGCTGGCGAACAAGGGTGCCAACCCGCTCGGCTACTACAAGGATCCGCAGAAGACCGAAGAGACGTTCCCGACCATCAACGGCATCCGCTGGTCGATCCCGGGTGACTACGCGACGGTCGAAGCCGACGGCACGATCACGCTTCTGGGCCGTGGCTCGGTCTGCATCAACTCCGGCGGCGAGAAGATCTATCCCGAGGAGGTCGAGGAGGCGGTGAAGACCCACCCGGCCATCGCCGACTGCAATGTCGTGGGCCTGCCCGACGAGCGCTGGGGCCAATCGGTCAACGCGGTGGTCGCCATTCGGGAGGGCTTCGTCGTCGAGGACCACGAGATCATCGCCCATGCCCGCACCCGGATCGCCGCCTACAAGGCGCCCAAGCGGATCCTGCGGGTCAGCGACTTCGTGCGCAGCCCCAACGGCAAGCCCGACTACAAGTGGGCACAGGCGACCGCGGCATCGCTCGTCGACTGA
- a CDS encoding mycothione reductase: protein MQRFDLIIIGAGSGNSIIGPEHDGWNIALVERGLFGGTCLNVGCIPSKMFVYAAETAEIAKRGPELGVHTRFEGVDWPAIRDRVFGRIDPIAAGGEEYRRSLDNVTVFPHDARFVGPKQLQVGDQVITADTIVLAAGARSLIPPIAGLDAAGFHTSDTIMRVEELPERLLVLGGGYIAAELGSVFGSFGSEVTYLLRGTTMLRDQDHDISRRITEIYGRRFPTHYGAAIEEVRRESGELVVQLGSGETIEGDEILVATGRIPNGSQLGVEHTGVELDGAGYVITDEYGRTTADGIWALGDISNPVQLKHVANHEAKVVAHNITHADQLRKMNHELIPSAVFGDPQIGSVGLTEQECEAQNLNFTAHVQDYGSAAYGWAMEDSESICKLIMDNDTRLLLGAHIMGPQAPTLVQQLIQGMVFGLTVDQMAAGMYYIHPALPEVLEQALLEL from the coding sequence GTGCAACGATTCGATCTGATCATCATCGGCGCCGGTTCGGGCAACTCGATCATCGGCCCCGAGCACGATGGCTGGAACATCGCGCTGGTCGAACGGGGGCTGTTCGGCGGCACGTGCCTCAATGTCGGCTGTATCCCCTCGAAGATGTTCGTCTACGCGGCCGAGACAGCCGAGATCGCGAAGAGGGGCCCCGAGCTCGGTGTCCACACGCGCTTCGAGGGTGTCGACTGGCCCGCCATCCGCGACCGGGTGTTCGGCCGGATCGACCCCATCGCCGCCGGCGGCGAGGAGTACCGCAGGAGCCTCGACAACGTCACGGTATTCCCGCACGACGCCCGCTTCGTCGGCCCGAAGCAGCTCCAGGTAGGTGACCAGGTGATCACCGCCGACACGATCGTCCTCGCGGCCGGCGCCCGCTCGCTCATACCGCCGATCGCCGGGCTCGACGCCGCGGGATTCCACACCTCCGACACGATCATGCGGGTCGAGGAGCTACCGGAGCGACTGCTCGTGCTCGGTGGCGGCTACATCGCCGCGGAACTCGGCAGCGTCTTCGGGTCATTCGGCAGCGAGGTCACCTATCTCCTCCGGGGTACGACGATGCTGCGCGACCAGGACCACGACATCAGCCGCCGCATCACCGAGATCTACGGCCGTCGCTTCCCGACCCACTACGGGGCCGCCATCGAGGAGGTCCGGCGAGAAAGCGGCGAGCTCGTGGTGCAGCTCGGGTCGGGCGAGACGATCGAGGGCGACGAGATCCTGGTGGCGACCGGTCGAATCCCCAACGGCAGTCAACTCGGCGTCGAGCACACGGGGGTCGAGCTCGATGGCGCCGGTTATGTCATCACCGACGAGTACGGGCGCACCACCGCCGACGGCATCTGGGCGCTCGGCGACATCAGCAATCCGGTGCAGCTCAAGCACGTGGCCAACCACGAGGCGAAGGTCGTCGCCCACAACATCACCCACGCCGACCAGCTGCGGAAGATGAACCACGAGCTGATCCCGTCCGCCGTGTTCGGCGACCCCCAGATCGGCTCGGTCGGCCTCACCGAACAGGAGTGCGAGGCCCAGAACCTGAACTTCACCGCGCACGTGCAGGACTACGGATCCGCGGCCTACGGCTGGGCCATGGAGGACTCCGAGAGCATCTGCAAGCTCATCATGGACAACGACACCCGGCTCCTACTCGGTGCCCACATCATGGGTCCGCAGGCACCCACGCTCGTGCAGCAGCTGATCCAGGGCATGGTCTTCGGTCTCACCGTCGATCAGATGGCGGCGGGCATGTACTACATCCACCCCGCCCTGCCCGAAGTGCTCGAACAGGCGCTCCTCGAGCTGTAG
- a CDS encoding ABC transporter substrate-binding protein encodes MTHLRGQWRFLLVCVVATATLATACGSGDDPSATGEVDDVDLDSDSSDSGGEDTSDPATAEDASGDETEADDSTTTEPLELTDSFRGVTATTIKVGVVAPDLEALQGLVDLDHGSYEAAYRALFEEVNANGGINGREVEVVFEPFLPVGTEAMDTICARLTQDEEVFAVVGDLQNDGPLCYTELSDTAVVGSTQNDDRVAASAAPWFSAFRNSDNVTETIIRGFDAEGIFDGETVGVVAGAADQDAVEAKALPLLDELGVDVVDVAFIEASPLDTVAAEAETSLIAEKQESEGVTLALAIGASSPIYAGGLEQVSYRPQVAATSLSSLRGYIRDRGGRDLSVLEGAVAGNTAEQLGWWDDPAVQDCIATVEAAGEPTILDPNTRLPDEPENLVSVAAACRNIALFVAIATAAGADLTNDTFRAAGEGLGEFHVPGLGPGTYSATTPDGRVPVYFFEWDAAIDDLSSDGTTL; translated from the coding sequence ATGACGCATCTACGTGGGCAATGGCGTTTCCTGCTGGTCTGCGTCGTCGCGACGGCAACCCTCGCGACGGCGTGCGGGAGCGGGGACGACCCCTCGGCGACCGGCGAGGTCGATGACGTCGATCTCGACTCGGATTCGTCCGACAGCGGCGGTGAGGACACCAGCGATCCGGCGACGGCCGAGGACGCGAGTGGGGACGAGACGGAGGCGGACGACTCCACCACCACCGAGCCGCTCGAGCTGACCGACTCGTTTCGCGGGGTGACGGCCACCACGATCAAGGTCGGCGTGGTCGCACCGGATCTCGAGGCGCTTCAGGGACTCGTCGACCTCGACCACGGATCCTACGAGGCCGCGTATCGTGCGCTCTTCGAAGAGGTGAACGCCAACGGTGGGATCAACGGCCGCGAGGTCGAGGTGGTCTTCGAGCCGTTCCTGCCCGTCGGCACCGAGGCGATGGACACCATCTGTGCGCGGCTCACCCAGGACGAGGAGGTGTTCGCGGTCGTCGGCGATCTGCAGAACGACGGGCCGCTCTGCTACACCGAGCTGAGCGACACCGCGGTCGTGGGCAGTACCCAGAACGACGATCGGGTCGCCGCGTCCGCCGCACCCTGGTTCAGCGCATTCCGCAACAGCGACAACGTGACCGAGACGATCATCCGCGGCTTCGACGCCGAAGGGATCTTCGACGGAGAGACAGTCGGCGTGGTGGCGGGTGCCGCCGACCAGGATGCGGTCGAGGCGAAGGCCCTTCCGTTGCTCGACGAGTTGGGCGTCGATGTGGTGGATGTCGCGTTCATCGAGGCGTCGCCGCTCGACACCGTGGCCGCGGAGGCCGAGACGTCGCTGATCGCCGAGAAGCAGGAGTCCGAGGGCGTCACCCTCGCATTGGCGATCGGTGCGAGCTCGCCCATCTACGCCGGTGGCCTCGAGCAGGTCAGCTACCGCCCGCAGGTTGCGGCGACCTCGCTCTCGTCATTGCGAGGCTACATCCGCGATCGTGGCGGGAGGGATCTCTCGGTCCTGGAGGGCGCCGTGGCCGGCAACACCGCGGAGCAGCTGGGCTGGTGGGACGATCCCGCTGTGCAGGACTGCATCGCCACGGTGGAGGCAGCCGGAGAACCGACGATCCTCGACCCGAACACCCGGCTGCCCGACGAGCCCGAGAACCTCGTCTCGGTGGCAGCTGCGTGCCGCAACATCGCGTTGTTCGTGGCGATCGCGACTGCGGCCGGCGCCGACCTCACCAACGACACCTTCCGAGCCGCCGGCGAGGGGTTGGGTGAGTTCCACGTGCCGGGGCTCGGCCCGGGGACCTACAGCGCGACTACGCCCGACGGTCGGGTTCCCGTCTACTTCTTCGAGTGGGACGCGGCCATCGACGATCTGAGTTCCGACGGCACCACGTTGTGA
- a CDS encoding MaoC family dehydratase — MAERPVPGKWFEELAVGLVIPHALRRTVTEADNVGFSTMTMNPAWLHLDFDYATNETEFGRPLVNSLLTLGIVVGISVHETTLGTTVANLGFDKVDFPAPLFHGDTIRVETEVVAARESSSRPGQGIVTFEHRGFNQEDSLVCRARRNALMLRRP, encoded by the coding sequence ATGGCTGAACGTCCGGTGCCGGGAAAGTGGTTCGAGGAACTCGCCGTCGGGCTCGTGATACCGCACGCACTGCGCCGCACGGTGACCGAAGCCGACAATGTCGGCTTCTCCACGATGACGATGAATCCGGCCTGGCTGCACCTCGACTTCGACTACGCAACCAACGAGACCGAGTTCGGTCGGCCGCTGGTGAACTCGTTGTTGACGCTCGGCATCGTCGTCGGCATCTCGGTCCACGAGACGACCCTCGGCACGACGGTGGCCAACCTCGGATTCGACAAGGTCGACTTCCCGGCCCCGCTGTTCCACGGCGACACGATCCGCGTGGAGACCGAGGTGGTGGCGGCTCGCGAGTCGTCCAGCCGACCGGGTCAGGGCATCGTCACCTTCGAGCATCGTGGGTTCAACCAGGAGGACTCCCTGGTGTGCCGGGCCCGGCGCAACGCGTTGATGCTGCGCCGCCCCTGA
- a CDS encoding CoA ester lyase — MLPARLRSLLFAPAVRPDLVAKMPNSGADLIAIDLEDATPIGAKQSARVALPELMATVESRAAVAVRVNDPSTEWFADDIAGLPDGLAAVVVPKIETREGLDQVREALASAGRADLAVIAGIETALGVADARLTLAHPVVAAAYFGAEDFIADMGGSRTSSNDEVHIARSLVVLAGRLAEVPTLDQVVADFRDDDRSRREAEQALAMGYAGKLCIHPAQVSIANAAFTPSVEAVDRARRLLDAYETASAGGVAAIDFEGQMVDEPVARQARRLLSLAD, encoded by the coding sequence ATGCTGCCCGCTCGACTTCGCTCGCTGCTCTTCGCGCCGGCCGTGCGACCCGACCTCGTGGCCAAGATGCCGAACAGTGGCGCCGACCTGATCGCCATCGACCTCGAGGACGCCACCCCGATCGGGGCCAAGCAGAGCGCCCGGGTGGCGCTGCCCGAGCTCATGGCGACCGTCGAGAGCCGGGCGGCGGTCGCCGTTCGGGTCAACGATCCGAGCACGGAATGGTTCGCCGACGACATCGCCGGGCTGCCCGACGGCCTGGCCGCCGTCGTCGTCCCGAAGATCGAGACGCGGGAGGGTTTGGACCAGGTCCGCGAGGCCCTGGCGTCGGCCGGACGGGCCGACCTCGCCGTGATCGCCGGGATCGAAACGGCGCTGGGCGTAGCCGACGCGCGGCTCACGCTCGCGCACCCGGTCGTCGCCGCCGCCTACTTCGGGGCCGAGGACTTCATCGCCGACATGGGCGGTTCCCGCACGTCGTCCAACGACGAGGTCCACATCGCCCGCAGCCTCGTCGTCCTGGCCGGTCGATTGGCCGAGGTCCCCACCCTCGACCAGGTGGTCGCCGACTTCCGCGACGACGACCGGTCGCGACGAGAGGCCGAGCAGGCCCTGGCCATGGGCTACGCGGGCAAGCTCTGCATCCACCCGGCCCAGGTCAGCATCGCCAATGCGGCATTCACGCCCTCGGTCGAGGCCGTGGACCGGGCTCGCCGCCTGCTCGACGCCTACGAGACCGCCTCGGCCGGTGGCGTCGCGGCAATCGACTTCGAGGGTCAGATGGTCGACGAGCCGGTGGCCCGTCAAGCGCGGCGCCTGCTCTCCCTGGCCGACTGA
- a CDS encoding acyl-CoA dehydrogenase family protein, with amino-acid sequence MSSVPNVAQLDDDLSALHQQTLDFVANEVVPQAAQWELDGFVPRDVLQKMGALGMFGLRVPEDQGGLGLGPLASLTFAEALGSSTYAGFDVTVLDHTDMALPHLLNSGSDDQLTRYLPDVLAGKCILSIGVTEPDAGSDVAGIRTRADKDGDGWRINGSKMFITNAAYGDMTIIAARTQPDDRYGISMFLVEKGTEGFSVANTLDKTGWRCSDTAELRLDDVWVGDEQLLGTVHRGFYQTMQNFQNERLVLVGMGIGAAQRAIDITVEYTKDRSAFGGHLFDLGAIRQRLAMRQAQVDAARASMYHCAWLAEQGIDPVRETSGLKAWACEMINEVMYDCVQFHGGMGYMRETTVERMSRDARILPIGGGATEVMLEEVAKRLGNA; translated from the coding sequence ATGAGTTCCGTTCCGAACGTCGCCCAGCTCGACGACGACCTCAGCGCCCTCCACCAACAGACCCTCGACTTCGTGGCCAACGAGGTCGTGCCCCAGGCCGCGCAGTGGGAGCTCGACGGGTTCGTGCCCCGCGACGTGCTCCAGAAGATGGGCGCACTGGGCATGTTCGGCCTCCGGGTACCGGAAGATCAGGGGGGTTTGGGCCTCGGTCCTCTCGCCTCCCTCACCTTCGCCGAAGCGCTCGGCTCGTCGACCTACGCAGGCTTCGACGTGACGGTGCTGGACCACACCGACATGGCGCTCCCCCATCTGCTCAACTCCGGTTCCGACGACCAGCTCACCCGATATCTCCCCGATGTACTCGCCGGGAAATGCATCCTGTCGATCGGGGTGACCGAACCCGACGCCGGGTCCGACGTCGCCGGCATCCGCACCCGGGCCGACAAGGACGGCGACGGGTGGCGCATCAACGGATCGAAGATGTTCATCACCAACGCGGCCTACGGCGACATGACCATCATCGCCGCCCGTACCCAGCCCGACGACCGCTACGGCATCTCGATGTTCCTGGTCGAGAAGGGCACCGAGGGCTTCTCCGTCGCCAACACACTCGACAAGACCGGATGGCGTTGTTCCGACACCGCCGAGCTCCGTCTCGACGACGTGTGGGTCGGCGACGAACAGCTGCTGGGCACCGTGCACCGCGGTTTCTACCAGACGATGCAGAACTTCCAGAACGAGCGACTGGTCCTGGTGGGCATGGGCATCGGGGCCGCCCAGCGAGCGATCGACATCACCGTCGAATACACGAAGGACCGCTCGGCCTTCGGCGGACACCTGTTCGACCTCGGTGCCATTCGGCAACGGCTCGCCATGCGCCAGGCCCAGGTCGACGCCGCTCGGGCCTCGATGTACCACTGCGCGTGGCTCGCCGAGCAGGGCATCGACCCGGTCCGGGAGACCTCCGGCCTCAAGGCGTGGGCCTGCGAGATGATCAACGAGGTCATGTACGACTGTGTGCAGTTCCACGGTGGCATGGGCTACATGCGCGAGACCACGGTCGAGCGCATGAGCCGCGACGCTCGCATCCTTCCCATCGGCGGCGGCGCCACCGAGGTCATGCTCGAAGAGGTCGCCAAGCGACTCGGAAACGCGTGA